Part of the Zingiber officinale cultivar Zhangliang chromosome 8A, Zo_v1.1, whole genome shotgun sequence genome, ACAAAGGATTAGGATAGTTCCAACCTGTATTATCAAAATAGAATAGCTTACTCAGTCTTCTATGTTCATCAagtatgtcatacttccattactTTTACCAACACCGAATGTAtgttttttatattttgtttgggAGCTTTCCTTCACAGAGCTATATTCAGAAAgtgtaaaaaaaaaatggaacacTAGACTTAAATTTATGTAGTTCTGTACCGCAGGCTTAAATATACCTTAAGGAAATGACAGTTCTCCACCACACCAGGAGTGTTGAAGGTATTCGGCTTTGCTCCTAGTGCAAGAACCAAGTAATCATAATCTAGAGCAAATTCCCCTTTCCCATCTGAGTTTGTGCAAACATTGGATCGGCAGAGAACTTTCTTGTTAATTGGATCAATCTTATCACACTCAGCTTCCCAAAATTGAATTTTTTCACCTTTCTGTTAAATATGACAGTCAGATCAGACAGAAAGAACTTCCAATAGTTACAAAATTAATAGCGACTCAAATTTTTACAGGTTTCATAAATAAGGAAAATCACTTTGTTTTAACACATCTTAAAAATGAATTAATGTTATTGCATTAGTACCTTTTGCATGATATTGCGAATAGGCTCTGCAATACTGCGTGGTTCAATAGTCCCACAAGTGACACTTGGTAGTAGAGGAGTGAATAGAAAGTAGTTACGAGGTGATACCACTTGGACATCATATTGAGAGGTATCTAAATTTCTCAAGAAGCTAGTGCCAGCCCAACCAGTTCCAAGGACAACCAACTTTTTTTTGTTTGTTGTTCCGGGTGTATCAAAACTATGATCCGACTTTGCATCAGCATATGCTAATACACCACCAGCACtgtaagaaaaaaaggaaaaaaaaaaacaagttgaaTTCCGTCTTTACTGATCAAAAGAATGAGAATAGTGTGGAATAAGATGTATAATTTGTCTTTCAAAAGGACAAAAAAAAGGGATGAGGATGTATAAAAGATTTCATTTTACCATCGACTTTCTTGTCTTAATCTAACTTTTCATCCACTTTCTTTTAATCTATCCAAATTTTACAAGCCAGTGtgtaatgttaaaaaaaaaacaaatttatgTATCAAATTTATACAAGAGAATAGTTCGTATATGATTTAGATAAATAAGATTAGCCTCTATGAACAGAGTGAGAACCAAACATTAGCCTTCCCTACCATAACTCAAAGCCACAGTATTGACATTACTGCAACGCCTTTATGAAGTGGCCTTCCAACATCCAAAAAACAGTATTTTGTaccaaaagaaaaactaaaaaatcaCGCATAAACTAAATCATCCACACATATTGATCTCGGACAATAAACGAATTAAGAAGATACATGGTAATCGAAAGAAACGAACCCGATAGCACATATGACGAGGAGTCGGGAGAACTTAGGGCGGCGTCGAATCGCTTGTGACGCCGCTTCGAAGGCAGCTGCGAACCGCATTGGTGCTATGCAATACAACGATCAATCGGAACCTCTGATAGAAAAGCAAGAGAGGAGGAACCGTAGATGAAGAAGAAATCACAGCAACACGTACCAGTTATATAGAGGGAGCGATACAAGGCCGAATCAATTGATATTAcattctaaaatttaaatttgatttaaaatcttttaaatatcGATATTTATTtacatttataaaaataaaataacttaattGTTTACATGCCGTAACTAATTGATCATTAAAAATTTTATGCTTAGTTTGGAAGTTGgaagggaaaagaaaagaaaggaaggagagagaaaggaagagaaaTGATGCGTTGTTTTATTTGGGAGCggagtaaagaaaagaaaggaaattattttttttatttggaagTTCTAAGGAAGTAAAAGGAAAATacttaataatatatttatttgtcttttataatctttaattttttatagcTCTAATTGTATGTTTGATATGGTAAACATGgacaatataaatattattacaaatgtatgcataaatatattttactgTTATTCGCTGTTATATAACACGACAAATAATTTCAACAATAATTAATTGTCAACTTCTCTCAAGGAAATCATGCTCTCTTAAAACTTCGGTTTGCTACATATACATCTAAAATACAATCATTAGTATTCCAATTACTTGAATACCTTTAATAATTTATGATTGTTATATTCCATTAAAGTAGCATAAAAACAAAATAAGTATagaataattaaataaatcaataaataaTTATGAGAAAAGAGCAAAAGTATATTAACaatatgaaaaataaagaaaaatatgaaaaaaaataaagccCATCAACAAAAATaagcataaaataattaaataaatcaacaAATAACTATGAACAAGTGAGAAAGAGGTAAATGATATCAACAAaatgaaaagtaaaggaaaataTTACCTGTTAATTGATATGGTAGAAGATGTGCATTTTTCAATATTACTCAACTAGTGAAGTTTTTTTGCTCTTTGGAAGTCTTTGAAAGAGAAAACAACTTTATCAATATTTTGTATTAACTTTTGAAAGATATATTTGGAATAAAAATTAATGATTTTCCTTTCAATAAAAATTTCCCTCCCTTTCCTCCCATTTTTGGGTGGAAAATCTTTTAATTATGAAAGGAAaactttcccttccctttccatCCAAATCTTTTTCTTTCGGTCCAATTTAAAACCCCCAAACAAGCGTTAAAGTgttattaaatataataattaaaaaaattataaataataatattagaaATAATGATCAACCTATTCATGGGCGAAGAGCATAAATATAGAAGAATTAATAATACAGAGAAAACTAAATATGACTTGGAAATTAtaagaaatttaatttaattgaaaattttcatccattcactattttaaaaaaatattctttccaccggtttaaaataaaaaatcatgcTCAATAGTTGATTTGTCCTAAAATAATACTTCCTTTTATATCATCATTATTATTTAGGTTAAAATCAATATGGTAATTTTAGTAAAATAGATTTAATTTTATCTATTACTTAAATTGAATAGAATAAATTAATTTCTTTATCTAACGGCTCtaatttttctataaaaatacaataaaccaaaccaataaaaaatattaattttttcatCATTAGTCGAGGAAGACAAGTCTAGCAGGGCTGAAAGACTCATGAAGTGAGGAGCTAGATGTCATAGTTGTAGATAATTAggattgtaaatgaatcaagtgtTTATGAACAAGTTTGGTATTCGACTTGGTAAACGAAGCAAACTTAAACCAAACTCAAACCAAGCTGaaaccaaacttgaattgagaacttgataacatctaaataaatcaaactcGTCAAATTTTaaacaaactcaagctcataaaaaataaaccaagccaagcttgaacactcatttcaaaaatttAGTTCATTTCAAACTCGACTTGGCTATCTTATCAAAAAACTTAAACACTCCAAAATTCGATTCGGCCCGATTTATTTACAGCCCTACAaataataaagaggagagttcaGACTTGGAGCCGAGAACAGCAATTGTCATATGCAGCACTTATTATTTCTGTTCAATATTTACACATCTTGAACCGtaaagcaaaattcttccttttTATACAGCACGTGGAGTACATACATGACTGAGAATACAGATTCAGAAGACATGACGAGAGATTATTGCCAACTGAATGAAATAGTATGGCCCTCTACAATAATTTCTAGTGTCGCCTTCTTGAGAAAGCAATGGTACGCTCAATGAACAAGTTGATTGTGGACATCAAGCAACCAGTGTGCAGGGGAAACTCACACATGCATCTGTACAACGATTCTAACGTGCATAGAAAAGTCAAGTAAGCAAGTGAGTATCCATCACCTTGCTTGCCGGTGCTTTGTCTCGGCGCTCCACATAAGCAGATGGAAACCACCCAGCTTTTCCTTTGCATTCACCTTCGGACCACCCGTTAGGTGCTACCTGTGGAGTCTTGTTGAAGTCAAAAGAAACGATGGACTTGCCTACGTAAAAAACTTCAAAGCGCTTATCACATTTTTTGTTGCAACCATTAACAAAGATGAGCAGAAGCTACGTAGGAGTAGAGAACAAAAGCTAAcataaattataaaacttttagTAGTACGTTTGCAAGGTACCTTTCTCACCTAAACAGTCACACTAAAAGGCTAAATGGAAACACTGCGAGAGCACTCGATTGTATAAACAACCGTACAAGTCAGAATTTATCAAAATCCATCACTTTTTTTACTGCTAGTTCTTCTGTGTTTATTATCAAAAGGCATTTTTGCAACCTCTGTGGATGTATGTGAGAAAATTCCCAGAGGGATCTGAAAGGTAGAGTAGTGATGCAATTCTAAGAAAATATCATAACAAGCTCAAAGTCCTCTGATGATTACTTGATCATTACTAAGTTTTTTTAGTATTGATTATTTTCCAAAAACAAAACAACTCAACATGAATCACATCAACCCACTGCTCTGGAAATAGAAACTTTACCAACATTGCAGCTCTCTTGCTTCTCCCTTTCTAAGAATAATGCTTAATCACATTCCAACTGCTAAAGTCTCTTTGATTATACAGAGAGTGAGGAAGAGTAAGGGACAAGAATGACAGTTTTAATTGGTTGGATTTAAAAGTATAGTTGGAGCCTTGAAGGCACTGATTGTGAAGAAGAGTTGGAGGTCGGTATAATTCAAAGATAATAAGTACAAACCTAGTGGCATATAGATTCCAACAGAGTGGGCTTATGTAGTCGCAATTTAGATATCATTTAGTGTAGGTTAACATTGGCGAAAGGATTCTCAGCTGTATCTGGGATTCACTAGACTTCTGCTACATgactaaaaaaatttatattcacAATGGTTGGAGTCAATTGGTCGTAAAATTTAGCATGACAAGATTATCCTCTGATTCCTCTTTGTTCTCTCTTCTCTAACTTATCCAGCACCCAAATAAATTAATTTGTTTGTTCAAATCATTTATTTCACAACCTAATATGGTGCATCACTTACACAAACAGAAAATCCAAATGGAAATGCATGGCATAGATGACTTAGCCTGTCTCTTGTTGACGATGTACCTGGCGCACTACAACATAGTCATCCACAGATAAATTTAGCTCTCCATCAGTTTGTGCATCAAATGGGTGAATAACCTTCATAtaagtagaaaaaaaaaaagataagtaCCAAATTCATGAAATTTATCTACTAAACTAATTTCACGCAAAAGTTGCCTTTGAAAGTGAGAAACACATTCGCCCATAGAATTATTTCATGACACAAATCTGCAAACAGGGAATAAAGCAAATATTTGCTATTtgtataaaaataagaaaaagatacAAGAAAACTTGTGAGACGCTACTTGGTGTCAATCcataaaacaatttttttaaaaattatacataTTTTAATATTGTGTATTTGGTGTTTGTTACATTTAACTAACCTGTTGGCAAACAATTTCTTTTAATGAGTGCAATGGGAATGTGACTCAAGATGCTTAGGCTAAAGCCCGTAATAAGCAACAAAGCCATTATGGCTACAAAACCACACATTTTCTCTATCAGTTTTGTACTTTGGTTGCAGCAAGGTCATAGTAACAAGTAGTTTCATCTCCTTTTTTATTCAGGAATGATAAATGGCGTGCAAGTAAATTAGCAGTACCACCAATTCTTGTAAATAGCCCTGACTAATCCCTTGTTTCacaaaatttatcattaattatttagtaTCCACTAGTCATCTCACTATTAAGTTTGACAATACGCAGAAACTCTTGTGATAAGACACACAAACCCAACTATCACAAGAGCATCATTCAATACTGAGTTAGGAGCCTCTTTGGAAAGTTTGACTAAATTCTAGAAGTAACATTCTTACATAAAATATGTCTAGAAGTTACAGAGTGCATTGCAGCAGCAATTCTCAATAGTAATTCTGGGAAAAGTTGCATAACATAAAATGTTCATGGAAAATAAAAGTTATATATAAAAACTTCcaagaaaattttaaatgtgAAGGAAATTTTTTGCATGGATCAATTAGATGTGCAAGGCCTTGCAAGCCAAACATCCATCAAAATTAAGACAATCATCTAAAGTGTAATTCTTACTTGTGCAACAAAATACATTGGATGCTGACCATTCACAGCAGGATCACCAGGTTTAATTTTTTTTGGATCTCTGTCTTTGGTTTGTGTCTGCATGGTCTCAGTTATTGTATCCTGTGTCATAGCCTCAATTTGAGAATCAGTGTTTGAGGGAAGAGTCTGTGTTACAGACTCGCCCTCAGATCGACTTGTATTGTAATTTTCCTTTCCTGTTTCAGATTGCACTGTCTTAGTTATTGTTGTGTGTGTTAAAGACTCGTGATGAGGCTGGCTGGTCTTGAAATCTTCCGTTCCTGCTCGAGATTCTACCACCTCAGTTTTTGCAGCTTCTTTCTTTACCTCATCAGGATAATGTCTTGTGTTGAAATCTTCCATCGCTGTTTGAGAATCAGTTGTTGCAGTCTGGGTCTCTGGGTCGCTATGAGACCAACTTGTCTTGAAATCTTCCTTTCCACTTTGAGATTGCACTGGTTCACTTGTTGCTGTATGCCTCAGTAACTCATTATTTTCCTTGGTTTGAACCATCTATGACAGGATGAACACATTTATAAATGCACATTATATAAAAAGGCATGTGAACTATGACATATAGAACTACCTATTACTACCTATCAAGAGTCAAGAATGTAGATTGATAGATTCCATTTAGATGCTTTGTCGAAGTTATTTAATGATCAAATCAAATACCTCATCGTGGAGCTTATCAAGAATATCAGCAACATTGTGATGGTACGTTCTctcagcttcaacctgaaaattaataacacaaagACGGTAAATGTTCCATGTCAAAATCTCAAACACAAACATCTAAAGTCTAAACCTCAAAGCATTTAGGCAGGGAAGAAAACAATGTAGTTGTTGGAGATCAAGTTCTGGAAGCATTAAATTGAAACACATCATATTTATCTGAGTTGATGGCTCTCGAATTTGTAATCttgtatttcattttatttcttaaaatttcataattttgtaGTCAACATGTAGTATGGGCCATGGATATTAATTGTTTGCCGGTGCATGAAGACTGCAAATTTCCAGGCCAAAATCTCAAACACAAACATCTGAAGTCTAAACCTCAATGCATTTAGGCAGGGAAGAAAGCAATGTAATTTTGTTGGAGATCAAGGCCTGGAAGCATTAAATTGAAACACATCATATTTATCTGATTCAATTGCTCTCAAATTTGTAATCttgtatttcattttatttcttgaaatttcataattttgtaATCAACATGAAGTATGGGTCATGGATATTAGTTGTTTGCCAGTTGCAGTGAGTTTTGGACCAAACCGACACACAAGGATGAAAGAGTTAAGGCTCCCTGTTCGTGCATGTTACACAAACAAAAAGCTAACCggcttattattttttaaaaccttttcttAAACCAAATCTTGGTTAAACCAAATCAACACAGACAGTCAAGACTAGATAGTGTGGGCAAATTCAGCTTCCTTGGGTGAATGAAATCATTTTGAACAGAATATTTTCAGGAATGCAATCTACatacaaataaaaatacaaaaattaaagTTACGGTtggaaatacaatcaaagtctcacattggaaaaTATCATGGGTTAATCTAATTGGATTACTGGATTAATCTAATTGGATCATAAACttattggattaatgattaatctAGTATTTGTTTGGGtttttcaaataagtccaaatcaAATGAAGCCCACGTTATTAGATAATTTCTTAGTAGATAAGACTTGGCCACATTATTAGATAAGACTTGGCCACAGATAAAATAAGATAACCTTAATGGTTAGGATTTGATCTAAACTTATATATATGCATGGTAGCTAACACTACGTGCACAATATCGAGAGACTCTAATTGTGCTCGTGAGACGGGCGGCAGTAATGTACTGATCTGAGATCGACCAAACTCTCTAGATACGCAAAAGGGTTTTACGCATCAAGAGGtgacatctttacaaaaatcAAAGAACTCACATGGATATTTGGTGGttctttttctatttccgctgcattttctTGTTTAACTTTCGCATTGGAACCGAACAATTACGTGGTGTTATGTCAATACTATGACTTTTGAGATCTCTTGTCTGCCACATCACCCTACAAACAGCATTCTCAAGCTCAAGCAGGTATATCATGATTCAGTTAGACAGACCTGTCTATAGGAGATTCTAGTAACCATTGTTTAATTTAAATAGGCTTTGACAGGACCTAAAAATTTCTGCTAGGAGAAGCCAAAAGAATCTAATTACTGGTTATCATGAAAGAATTTTAGCACTTGTTCTTCAAATATACATCATGATGCACAATCACTTTTGCATTGAATGTTGCAAATTAATAAGCCTTTATAGCCATGAACATGGTTTCCTAAGCTCAAATTAGTTGATGTCCTTCACGTTGAGTATTGGCATTGTAGATAAAGGCACTGTGTGTCCTAAATCCTTCTTAGAACAGCATACCTAAAGAGCTTGGCAAACTTAACTAATATTGATTACATTTGAACCACCATAATTCAACCAAAATTAGTCAAATCTGGCAAGTTGGAAGGACCAAAGGAGTACTCCAGCAAACAGAAACAAATAGCCAGTTTTGATTTTGAATGATCTAGTCCAATCTTTTCAATATggttaaataatttttttgactTTAAATAAACACATTACCTTAGCAAGAAAACTTATACAAAATAAGCACTAAATCCCTAAGAACAAGGAAAAAGTAATACGACACCAATATAGGTGTCTAACTAAAATAGGTAGTACCATTGTGAGAAGTCCCTTAAAAGTAATCTGTTGTTGTTCAGACTCCACAGCCATCATAGCTGCAGTTGCTTCTCTGCCTAATGCTGACAGAGTAGTCTTGAGTTCTGATAACTTTGATTCTGCATTTTGTAGTTTGGCAGAAACATCTGctgttgcaccaacttccttgaactTCAATTGACGTCTAACAACTTCAGCTGTCTAATTGGCATGAATGTACTCACTAACCCATTAAACATATGTTCTTTACTCCAATACAATATACATGCAAAGACAAGATTACCTGTGCTTCTGCATCTTGTCTAATGCGTTCATATCGATAAGTTAAAAAGCGAGCATCCTCTAGAGGAGCACCCATTATCATTGTTCGAATTGGCTCATAAACCTGCATTCAAAACAATCAAGTTCATAATAAAATGCACAAAGTTGCACCAACTGACTTGCAAGTAtatgttattaaataattatcattGGTTTTGTAGAAATTCTAACGAATTTCAATTATATAAAAACTGTGTCAGATGATGTTGATCTTCTGCAAGTAGCAGAAAAAAGAAAACCCAAGTTTTCAGTTCagctaaaaatttaaaacattattcAATCACATGAAATAACCTGATCTCCTAGCATTCTAAGAAGATTATTCCTCTCTTTCTCCATTAGAATGTGAGAAGTGCCAAAGTCTAGAGTAGCATTGGCAAGAGGATAACCAAAATCTTGATACTCAGTTCCATATTTGCAACAATCTTCAGCTAGCTTTTTTACTGGAAAGAAATTATAGTGTTAAGATGTAAGAATGATAATCATTAAGGACTTAAGAGGAGTAAGAATTTATATATTACCTATTTCCACCTGCTTAGAACTTATAGCAATATATGCCTCTACACCTCGCACTATATCCCGTTGAAGGCGCTATATAAACagctaatttaaaataaaaagaaaatgtttAGGTAAGTTCTTATTCAACTTCTCTTTACCTTTGCTGCTTTTGTAGAAGCGTTTAGTGTCTGAAGTTTTTGATGACATTGAAGTTCAGATTCATCAACAAGAGAAAAATCATGACCAAAACGTCCGGTAATTTGCTTAAAGACGGCCTGTACAATTGAATGGAACTTCTTTTAGTGACTAGAAATTTATGTTCACAAAGcaaattaaacaaatattttactattttaagAAGCTCTTGGAGcaagttttttttcttcttattgaCAGAATATGCAGACAACAATGCATTGAAAAAATGACGAAGAAATCAGTATTGGTTAGGTTGTGTCAATTCAGATGGGAAGATATCATATATAGCAATGCAGCAGTCAATTA contains:
- the LOC122011814 gene encoding SH3 domain-containing protein 2-like isoform X1 is translated as MEAIRKQASKLREQVAKQQQAVFKQITGRFGHDFSLVDESELQCHQKLQTLNASTKAAKRLQRDIVRGVEAYIAISSKQVEIVKKLAEDCCKYGTEYQDFGYPLANATLDFGTSHILMEKERNNLLRMLGDQVYEPIRTMIMGAPLEDARFLTYRYERIRQDAEAQTAEVVRRQLKFKEVGATADVSAKLQNAESKLSELKTTLSALGREATAAMMAVESEQQQITFKGLLTMVEAERTYHHNVADILDKLHDEMVQTKENNELLRHTATSEPVQSQSGKEDFKTSWSHSDPETQTATTDSQTAMEDFNTRHYPDEVKKEAAKTEVVESRAGTEDFKTSQPHHESLTHTTITKTVQSETGKENYNTSRSEGESVTQTLPSNTDSQIEAMTQDTITETMQTQTKDRDPKKIKPGDPAVNGQHPMYFVAQVIHPFDAQTDGELNLSVDDYVVVRQVAPNGWSEGECKGKAGWFPSAYVERRDKAPASKVMDTHLLT
- the LOC122011814 gene encoding SH3 domain-containing protein 2-like isoform X2, with translation MEAIRKQASKLREQVAKQQQAVFKQITGRFGHDFSLVDESELQCHQKLQTLNASTKAAKRLQRDIVRGVEAYIAISSKQVEIVKKLAEDCCKYGTEYQDFGYPLANATLDFGTSHILMEKERNNLLRMLGDQVYEPIRTMIMGAPLEDARFLTYRYERIRQDAEAQTAEVVRRQLKFKEVGATADVSAKLQNAESKLSELKTTLSALGREATAAMMAVESEQQQITFKGLLTMVEAERTYHHNVADILDKLHDEMVQTKENNELLRHTATSEPVQSQSGKEDFKTSWSHSDPETQTATTDSQTAMEDFNTRHYPDEVKKEAAKTEVVESRAGTEDFKTSQPHHESLTHTTITKTVQSETGKENYNTSRSEGESVTQTLPSNTDSQIEAMTQDTITETMQTQTKDRDPKKIKPGDPAVNGQHPMYFVAQVIHPFDAQTDGELNLSVDDYVVVRQVHRQQETG